Proteins encoded together in one bacterium window:
- a CDS encoding efflux RND transporter periplasmic adaptor subunit produces the protein MRRRLLIPAAILTLGILGFALLMATRAEVDRVEPSVDVPIVRTTTVEPGPLRLEVLANGTVEPPVESELRAQVDGEVVWVSPKLSPGGYFEAGDVLARLDDTDYRHELEAARASRDRAESALSVARREHERQQRLMSQSAASVARADEARDAHRAADAELRGATVRVSRAEHDLERTQLVAPYAGRTRTKGVDVGQFVRRGDEIAHLYSIAYLEVPLPLSDRELAFLELPHPFRDTGGSEYVDGPRVTLRAEFAGVPSEWTGRIVRTSAEIDARSRTVTVVARVDDPYGRSPSGPDMPLPVGLFVEARIEGREIPEAVVLPTTALHDGDVVYVVDEDDRVRFRRVEVLRDRREEVVLGGGLDRAARVVTSPLRGAVDGMRVRPVDSDEPEDPSSLAERDG, from the coding sequence ATGCGACGCCGCCTGCTGATTCCCGCCGCCATCCTGACCCTGGGCATCCTGGGATTCGCCCTGCTGATGGCGACGCGCGCCGAGGTGGATCGTGTCGAGCCGTCGGTGGACGTGCCGATCGTCCGGACGACGACGGTCGAACCCGGTCCGCTGCGTCTCGAGGTCCTGGCGAACGGTACGGTCGAGCCGCCCGTCGAGAGCGAGCTCCGTGCTCAGGTGGACGGCGAGGTGGTCTGGGTCTCGCCGAAGCTCTCACCCGGCGGATACTTCGAGGCGGGCGACGTGCTCGCGAGACTGGACGACACCGACTACCGCCACGAGCTCGAGGCCGCGCGCGCTTCCCGGGACCGGGCGGAGAGCGCCTTGTCGGTCGCCCGGCGCGAGCACGAGCGCCAGCAGCGCTTGATGAGCCAGTCGGCCGCGAGTGTCGCGCGAGCGGACGAAGCGCGGGACGCCCATCGCGCGGCGGACGCCGAGCTACGCGGAGCGACGGTCCGCGTGTCGCGCGCCGAGCACGATCTCGAGCGTACGCAGCTCGTCGCTCCCTATGCCGGCCGCACGCGAACGAAGGGCGTCGACGTCGGTCAGTTCGTTCGTCGCGGGGACGAGATCGCGCACCTCTACTCGATCGCCTACCTCGAGGTGCCACTGCCCCTCTCGGACCGCGAGCTCGCCTTCCTCGAGCTCCCGCATCCTTTTCGCGACACGGGCGGAAGCGAGTACGTGGACGGACCGCGAGTGACGCTGCGCGCGGAGTTCGCCGGTGTTCCGAGCGAATGGACGGGGCGCATCGTCCGGACCTCGGCGGAGATCGACGCGCGCAGCCGGACCGTGACCGTCGTCGCCCGCGTCGACGACCCCTACGGTCGGTCGCCCTCGGGGCCCGACATGCCCCTTCCGGTGGGGCTCTTCGTCGAAGCGCGAATCGAGGGTCGCGAGATTCCCGAAGCCGTCGTGCTTCCGACGACGGCGCTGCACGATGGGGACGTCGTCTACGTCGTCGACGAAGACGACCGGGTCCGGTTTCGCCGCGTGGAAGTGCTTCGCGACCGTCGGGAGGAGGTCGTTCTCGGCGGCGGGCTGGATCGGGCGGCTCGCGTCGTGACGTCTCCACTCAGGGGCGCGGTCGACGGAATGCGCGTGCGACCGGTCGATTCGGATGAGCCCGAGGATCCGTCCTCCCTCGCGGAGCGAGACGGGTGA
- a CDS encoding PhzF family phenazine biosynthesis protein: protein MKLDLVDVFGCSPLKGNPLGVVRGGEGLSDAQMLELTQWLGFSETTFLLEPTDAAADYRVRIFYPAGELPFAGHPTLGSCHAWLQAGGRPKDGGRIVQECGIGRVEIRPQDERLSFRAPELVRTGPLEEAELVEALRVVGVEREAVVEAVHVANGPEWKLLRLRSADDVLTAEPVANAPSGTDVGLAGPHPAGEAVDWEIRAFFANQRGQLVEDPVTGSFNAGVAVHLFASGRAEGAYVAAQGRRVGADGRVHCSRDADGHVWVGGRVATIAASASLPLST, encoded by the coding sequence ATGAAGCTCGATCTGGTCGACGTGTTCGGCTGCAGTCCACTGAAGGGCAATCCGCTCGGCGTCGTGCGCGGTGGCGAGGGGCTGAGCGACGCCCAGATGTTGGAGCTCACCCAGTGGCTCGGCTTCTCCGAGACGACCTTCCTGCTCGAGCCCACGGACGCGGCCGCGGACTATCGCGTGCGAATCTTCTACCCGGCGGGCGAATTGCCCTTCGCCGGGCATCCGACGCTGGGAAGCTGCCACGCCTGGCTTCAGGCGGGTGGGCGGCCGAAGGACGGCGGTCGGATCGTCCAGGAATGCGGGATCGGGCGGGTCGAGATCCGGCCGCAGGACGAGCGCCTGTCGTTCCGTGCGCCGGAGCTGGTGCGGACGGGACCGCTCGAAGAAGCGGAACTCGTCGAGGCGCTGCGCGTCGTCGGCGTCGAACGCGAGGCCGTGGTGGAGGCGGTTCACGTCGCCAACGGGCCGGAATGGAAGCTGCTGCGACTGCGTTCCGCGGACGACGTGTTGACCGCCGAGCCGGTGGCGAATGCACCTTCCGGTACCGACGTCGGATTGGCGGGGCCCCATCCGGCCGGGGAGGCGGTCGACTGGGAGATCCGCGCCTTCTTCGCGAATCAGCGCGGACAGCTCGTCGAAGACCCCGTGACGGGCAGCTTCAATGCAGGTGTCGCCGTGCACCTTTTCGCCAGCGGACGGGCGGAAGGCGCCTATGTCGCTGCGCAGGGACGTCGCGTCGGAGCGGACGGCCGTGTCCATTGCTCCCGCGATGCGGACGGCCACGTCTGGGTGGGCGGTCGCGTCGCGACGATCGCCGCGAGCGCGTCGCTGCCTCTCTCCACCTGA
- a CDS encoding nuclear transport factor 2 family protein yields MSSHTDLIVEFCTAWSRLDPSELAGYFTEDGIYHNMPAGPIQGRAEVERFIRGFTASWTKTTWDVLNVMEKGNVVIAERLDRTEAGDKKVDLPCTGVFEIRDGKIAVWRDYFDMGTYARGMG; encoded by the coding sequence ATGTCCAGCCACACCGATCTGATCGTCGAGTTCTGCACAGCCTGGTCGCGCCTCGATCCCAGCGAGCTCGCCGGCTACTTCACCGAGGACGGCATCTACCACAACATGCCCGCCGGCCCGATCCAGGGGCGGGCCGAGGTCGAACGATTCATTCGCGGCTTCACGGCTTCGTGGACGAAGACCACCTGGGACGTGCTGAACGTCATGGAGAAGGGCAATGTCGTGATCGCAGAGCGACTCGACCGGACCGAGGCCGGCGACAAGAAGGTCGATCTCCCGTGCACCGGCGTCTTCGAGATCCGCGACGGGAAGATCGCCGTCTGGCGCGACTACTTCGACATGGGGACCTACGCGCGCGGGATGGGGTGA
- a CDS encoding amidohydrolase family protein, whose product MEKIVFREEWLASVSEEVLEPDRPIVDPHHHFFDTMEMFPSYDLEALWSDTRGHNVEQTVFIECMEHYRPGTSEDLAVVGETEWVAGIAAETARAPAGRARIGAIVGTANLCLGEKVREVLEAHKEASPLFRGIRDAAIYDASEDIHTAERATGPNLYGDAAFREGFAQLAPLGLSFDGYHYHTQNHFYADLARAFPETTMVLDHLGTPLGTGPYKGRRDEVFEVWKSGLETLRDCSNVHMKLGGMAMPWSGFGFERGERPPTSDELVAAQERYYHTAIDVFGPDRCMFESNFPVDRLSISYPVLWNAFKKIASRYGDEEKEALFRGTAMRVYGLTAV is encoded by the coding sequence ATGGAGAAGATCGTCTTTCGTGAGGAATGGCTCGCTTCCGTATCCGAGGAAGTGCTCGAGCCCGATCGGCCCATCGTCGATCCGCATCATCACTTCTTCGACACGATGGAGATGTTCCCGAGCTACGACCTCGAGGCGCTCTGGTCCGATACGCGCGGCCACAACGTGGAGCAGACGGTCTTCATCGAGTGCATGGAGCACTATCGACCGGGCACGTCGGAGGACCTCGCCGTCGTGGGCGAGACGGAGTGGGTCGCCGGGATCGCCGCCGAGACGGCGAGGGCGCCCGCCGGCAGAGCACGCATCGGGGCCATCGTGGGGACGGCGAACCTCTGCCTCGGCGAGAAGGTCCGGGAGGTGCTCGAGGCGCACAAGGAAGCCTCGCCGCTCTTCCGGGGGATCCGCGACGCCGCGATCTACGACGCGTCCGAGGACATCCACACCGCGGAGCGGGCCACCGGGCCGAACCTCTACGGCGACGCTGCGTTCCGCGAGGGATTCGCCCAGCTCGCGCCGCTCGGCCTCTCCTTCGACGGCTACCACTACCACACGCAGAACCATTTCTATGCGGATCTCGCGCGGGCCTTCCCCGAGACCACGATGGTGCTCGACCACCTCGGCACGCCTCTCGGTACGGGTCCGTACAAGGGGCGGAGAGACGAAGTGTTCGAGGTCTGGAAGAGCGGCCTCGAGACGCTGCGCGACTGCAGCAATGTCCACATGAAGCTCGGCGGGATGGCGATGCCGTGGTCGGGCTTCGGCTTCGAGCGGGGCGAGCGGCCCCCGACGTCGGACGAGCTGGTCGCGGCGCAGGAGCGCTACTACCACACGGCGATCGACGTCTTCGGGCCGGACCGCTGCATGTTCGAGAGCAACTTCCCGGTCGACCGGCTCTCGATCTCCTATCCGGTGCTGTGGAACGCGTTCAAGAAGATCGCGAGTCGCTACGGCGACGAGGAGAAGGAAGCGCTCTTCCGCGGGACCGCGATGCGGGTCTACGGACTGACGGCGGTCTGA
- a CDS encoding alpha/beta fold hydrolase: protein MPSSTYPDFEPRFPWRGPDLQTLRNVLRGPALVVTPEAERTTLELPMCDESGDRLVAHHLAAEPRPAHRSDAPLVVLVHGLGGTSDSAYIQTTTADLLEFGYPVLQLNLRGAGESRVHCQAQYHAGRSRDLHDAVAALPTELTRNGVVVVGYSLGGNMVLKFAAEFGGVRGAVSVSAPIDLEAASLRFLDARNRVYHAHLLGGMKQEMRSTPGGLDPAEAETLERVRTILDFDEHVVAPRNGFADARDYYARNHARQFLGEIRVPTLLMHALDDPWIPSTMYTEYAWSGSPRLEALLPRGGGHVGFHARGERAPWHDRCLRVFLDRV from the coding sequence ATGCCTTCCTCCACCTATCCCGATTTCGAGCCCCGGTTTCCGTGGCGGGGGCCGGACCTCCAGACGCTTCGAAACGTCCTCCGCGGCCCCGCGCTCGTCGTGACCCCCGAGGCCGAGCGGACGACGCTCGAGCTCCCTATGTGCGACGAGAGCGGAGACCGACTCGTCGCCCACCACCTGGCGGCGGAGCCGCGTCCCGCTCATCGAAGCGACGCCCCCCTCGTCGTTCTCGTGCACGGGCTCGGCGGAACCTCCGACAGCGCGTACATCCAGACGACGACCGCCGACCTCCTCGAGTTCGGCTACCCCGTTCTGCAGCTGAATCTTCGCGGCGCCGGCGAGAGTCGCGTCCATTGCCAGGCGCAGTATCACGCCGGACGCAGCCGGGATCTGCACGATGCCGTCGCGGCGCTTCCGACGGAACTCACCCGAAACGGTGTGGTCGTCGTGGGCTACTCCCTCGGCGGCAACATGGTGCTGAAATTCGCGGCTGAGTTCGGCGGCGTCCGGGGCGCCGTGTCCGTTTCGGCGCCGATCGACCTGGAGGCCGCCTCGCTTCGATTCCTGGACGCGCGCAATCGCGTCTACCACGCGCATCTGCTCGGGGGGATGAAGCAGGAGATGCGATCGACGCCCGGTGGCCTCGACCCGGCCGAGGCGGAGACCCTCGAGCGTGTCCGGACCATCCTCGATTTCGATGAACACGTCGTCGCTCCGCGCAACGGCTTCGCCGACGCGAGGGATTACTACGCGAGGAACCACGCGAGGCAGTTCCTCGGCGAGATCCGGGTTCCAACGCTCCTCATGCACGCGCTCGACGACCCCTGGATCCCGTCGACGATGTATACGGAGTACGCGTGGTCCGGATCACCCCGGCTGGAGGCACTCCTGCCACGCGGCGGTGGCCACGTCGGCTTCCACGCGCGAGGGGAGCGCGCGCCGTGGCACGACCGATGTCTTCGTGTCTTTCTCGACCGGGTGTAG
- a CDS encoding amphi-Trp domain-containing protein → MPARTRRGRRDVEKIVSRKAFANKLRRLADALENGDRYRLQIAGERISVPPDAEITLEHERGREEEEIEFQLRWKLD, encoded by the coding sequence ATGCCCGCAAGAACACGTCGAGGCCGACGAGACGTCGAGAAGATCGTCTCCCGCAAGGCCTTCGCGAACAAGCTGCGCCGCCTGGCCGATGCGCTCGAGAACGGGGATCGCTATCGCCTCCAGATCGCCGGCGAGCGCATCTCGGTCCCGCCCGACGCCGAGATCACGCTCGAGCACGAGCGCGGTCGCGAAGAGGAGGAGATCGAGTTCCAGCTCCGCTGGAAGCTCGACTGA
- a CDS encoding SDR family oxidoreductase, with protein sequence MTRVALVQGASRGLGLAFVRALLERPDVDRVVATSRAPDRSEALATLGETHGAALDLLALDVRDEASIALAASTLTDRGIERLHTLVNCAGVLHEGAALGPEKRLEAIDPDRLRTVFEVNAFGPILVAKHLLPKLRHDERAVIANLSARVGSIEDNRLGGWYAYRASKSAQNMFTRTLAIELRRRATNVICLALHPGTVDTDLSRPFQGGVPPEKRFAPERAAAQLLAVMDGATPEDSGGFFAWDGAPIPF encoded by the coding sequence ATGACCCGGGTCGCCCTGGTGCAGGGGGCGAGCCGCGGGCTCGGGCTCGCCTTCGTGCGAGCCCTGCTCGAACGGCCCGACGTCGATCGCGTCGTGGCGACGTCCCGCGCGCCAGATCGGAGCGAGGCGCTCGCCACGCTCGGCGAAACACACGGCGCCGCGCTCGATCTCTTGGCGCTCGACGTACGCGACGAAGCCTCGATCGCGCTCGCGGCCTCGACGCTCACGGATCGGGGGATCGAGCGCCTCCACACCCTCGTCAACTGCGCCGGGGTCCTCCACGAAGGCGCCGCACTCGGCCCGGAGAAGCGCCTCGAAGCAATCGATCCCGATCGGTTGAGGACCGTCTTCGAGGTGAACGCCTTCGGCCCGATCCTGGTGGCCAAGCATCTCCTGCCGAAGCTCCGGCACGACGAGCGGGCGGTGATCGCGAACCTCTCCGCCCGCGTCGGCAGCATCGAGGACAACCGCCTCGGCGGCTGGTACGCCTACCGCGCGTCCAAGAGCGCGCAGAACATGTTCACCCGCACCCTCGCGATCGAGCTGCGTCGCCGCGCCACGAACGTCATCTGTCTCGCCCTCCATCCGGGCACCGTCGACACCGACCTCTCCCGGCCCTTCCAGGGCGGCGTGCCCCCCGAGAAGCGCTTCGCCCCCGAGCGGGCCGCCGCGCAGCTCCTCGCCGTGATGGACGGCGCGACCCCGGAGGACTCCGGCGGATTCTTCGCCTGGGACGGCGCGCCCATTCCCTTCTAG
- a CDS encoding DEAD/DEAH box helicase — protein sequence MALPEIGLSPAAKKWFETHFEAPTPVQQEGWPRIAAGEHALLIAPTGSGKTLAAFFYTLDRLAQRPPDEEETPGVRVLYVSPLKALVYDIERNLRAPLAGIARTAEALGLPFRAPRVAIRTGDTSQKERRVQLRDPSEILVTTPESLYLLLSSKAREALRTVDTVIVDEIHALAPTKRGAHLALSLERLAAGVTGDDPTRIGLSATARPLEEIARFLGGDRPVSIVDTSRPPRLDLRISVPVPDMTRPDQVPVPTAPGPSLAEDAPDPEDLDREEHADAPEGDEDWTDDEIAEEEGVAPPRRESGSILAALRERDTPPPVTSLWPTLYPRLLEAIRAHRSSIVFVNSRGLCEKLAQRLNELAEEELVRAHHGSIAHDQRLQIEESLKAGTLRAIVATSSLELGIDMGAVDLVLLVESPGSVSRGLQRIGRAGHSVGETSQGLLFPKHRGDLLEATVVAEGMRRGEVEPIRVPRNPLDVLAQQIVAIASQEAIDVESLYALIQRAANYRELSREILGGVLDMLAGRYPSTDFAELKPRLVWDRERDTLEGRRGAGRLAILSGGTIPDRGLYAVYMGTGGPRIGELDEEMVHETRPGETITLGASTWRVTEITRDRVIVVPAPGEPGKLPFWRGEGPGRPLELGRRLGEFTRELGTRLQAPPTLSEGRADADAWLQAEHGLDEWAARNLLDYVIEQQESTGGLPSDRSITVERFRDELGDWRVCILSPFGARLHAPWALAIEARLGEEAGFEVQALWSDDGIVLRFADAEKTPSLDWLLPDPETVEESVVEQLARSSLFAAQFRENAARALLLPRRRPGARTPLWTQRLRAQNLLAVAQAFPSFPIMLETYRACLQDVFDLPGLREILQGLRSRTIRVDDVETRTASPFARSLVFAYTATYLYQGDVPVAERRAQALSLDRHMLRELLGEEELRDLLDEGVIDALVATLQGRTEAMQARHPDGVEDLLRRLGDLTSEEVAARSAEPASAAAWLEELAAGRRAVAMTIGDETRWIAAEDAALYRDALGSVPPPGLPAAFLEPVEHPFEQLVLRWARHHGPFVTATLAERYALLPTQLEPVLAGLEKDGRLLSGEFHPRGLQREWCDPEVLRRLRRHTLAKLRDEVTPVEGPALGRFLVEWHGLDRPRRGESRLDEVLDQLEGLPVSFAELEGAILPARVANYDPRMLDELGALGQWVWVGRGSLGDRDGRVAFYRRERVGLLFSEPELPDEASELHHRLLELLGERGATFFTELFQASGEREQKPLFDTLWDLVWWGHVTNDTFAPLRALGRKSAPRRRPGRRAPPSASAGRWSRVSTLIAKELDDTTRAHARASALLDRYGVLSRDALAIEDLPQGWSGLYPVLKAMEESGRIRRGHFVDGFSGAQFAYVACVDRLRAVREETQDRHAITLAATDPANPYGALLPWPEPTSDAARPRRAAGARVVLVDGEPVLYTDRNARRVWTFPTAEPARRADGLTRAARALGRGGRSFPRGGLRIEQIDGESAHEAEGATAFVQAGYRRSYKGLELERAFEGPGDARGEDE from the coding sequence ATGGCGCTTCCCGAGATCGGCCTGAGCCCCGCCGCGAAGAAGTGGTTCGAGACCCACTTCGAGGCGCCGACCCCCGTCCAGCAGGAGGGTTGGCCTCGAATCGCCGCCGGCGAACACGCGCTCCTGATCGCGCCCACCGGGAGCGGCAAGACCCTCGCCGCCTTCTTCTACACGCTCGACCGCCTCGCGCAGCGCCCGCCCGACGAAGAGGAGACCCCCGGCGTCCGGGTGCTCTACGTCTCGCCGCTCAAGGCACTCGTCTACGACATCGAGCGCAACCTCCGCGCGCCCCTCGCCGGCATCGCGCGAACGGCCGAAGCGCTCGGCCTGCCCTTCCGCGCGCCCCGCGTCGCGATCCGGACCGGCGACACGTCCCAGAAGGAGCGCCGGGTCCAGCTCCGCGATCCCTCCGAGATCCTCGTGACCACGCCGGAGTCGCTCTATCTGCTGCTCTCGTCGAAAGCGCGAGAGGCGCTGCGTACGGTCGACACGGTGATCGTCGACGAGATCCACGCCCTCGCGCCGACCAAGCGGGGTGCCCATCTCGCGCTCTCCCTCGAACGACTCGCGGCGGGGGTGACCGGCGACGACCCGACGCGAATCGGTCTCTCCGCGACGGCGCGCCCCCTCGAGGAGATCGCGCGCTTCCTCGGCGGGGATCGACCGGTCTCGATCGTCGACACGAGCCGACCGCCGAGGCTCGACCTCCGGATCTCGGTGCCCGTTCCCGACATGACGCGCCCCGACCAGGTCCCTGTTCCGACGGCGCCGGGTCCGAGCCTCGCGGAAGACGCACCCGATCCCGAGGACCTCGACCGGGAAGAGCACGCCGACGCACCGGAGGGCGACGAAGACTGGACCGACGACGAGATCGCGGAAGAAGAAGGCGTCGCTCCGCCGCGACGCGAGAGCGGCTCGATCCTGGCGGCACTCCGCGAGCGCGACACGCCGCCTCCGGTCACGAGTCTCTGGCCCACGCTCTACCCTCGCCTGCTCGAGGCGATCCGCGCCCACCGCAGCTCGATCGTCTTCGTGAACAGTCGCGGACTCTGCGAGAAGCTCGCCCAACGTCTGAACGAGCTCGCGGAAGAAGAGCTCGTCCGCGCCCATCACGGGAGCATCGCCCACGACCAGCGCCTGCAGATCGAGGAGTCGCTCAAAGCGGGCACGCTCCGCGCGATCGTCGCCACCAGCTCCCTCGAGCTGGGCATCGACATGGGCGCGGTCGACCTCGTGCTGCTCGTCGAGTCGCCCGGGTCCGTCTCCCGCGGACTCCAACGCATCGGACGCGCCGGGCATTCCGTGGGCGAGACCAGTCAGGGCCTGCTCTTCCCGAAGCACCGCGGCGACCTGCTCGAAGCCACCGTCGTCGCCGAAGGGATGCGGCGGGGCGAGGTCGAACCGATTCGCGTCCCGCGCAATCCCCTCGACGTGCTCGCCCAACAGATCGTCGCGATCGCGTCCCAGGAAGCGATCGACGTCGAGTCGCTCTACGCGTTGATCCAGCGCGCGGCCAACTACCGCGAGCTCTCGCGCGAGATCCTCGGCGGCGTGCTCGACATGCTGGCCGGGCGCTATCCCTCCACCGACTTCGCCGAGCTGAAGCCGCGCCTGGTCTGGGATCGCGAGCGCGACACCCTCGAAGGTCGACGCGGCGCCGGGCGACTCGCGATCCTTTCGGGTGGCACGATCCCGGATCGCGGGCTCTACGCCGTCTACATGGGAACGGGCGGACCGCGCATCGGCGAGCTCGACGAGGAGATGGTCCACGAGACGCGACCGGGCGAGACAATCACGCTGGGGGCCTCGACCTGGCGCGTCACCGAAATCACCCGCGACCGCGTGATCGTGGTGCCCGCCCCGGGCGAGCCGGGCAAGCTGCCCTTCTGGCGGGGCGAGGGCCCGGGGCGACCGCTGGAGCTCGGACGGCGACTCGGCGAGTTCACCCGCGAGCTCGGCACGCGGTTGCAGGCCCCCCCAACCCTCTCGGAGGGACGGGCCGACGCCGACGCCTGGCTGCAAGCCGAGCACGGCCTCGACGAGTGGGCCGCGCGAAACCTCCTCGACTACGTGATCGAGCAGCAGGAGTCGACCGGCGGCCTCCCCTCCGACCGCTCGATCACCGTCGAACGATTCCGCGACGAGCTCGGGGATTGGCGCGTGTGCATCCTCTCCCCCTTCGGTGCCCGGCTCCACGCCCCCTGGGCCCTCGCCATCGAGGCCCGGCTTGGAGAAGAGGCGGGCTTCGAGGTCCAGGCGCTCTGGAGCGACGACGGGATCGTCCTCCGCTTCGCCGACGCGGAAAAGACGCCGTCCCTCGACTGGCTGCTGCCCGATCCGGAGACCGTCGAGGAGAGCGTCGTCGAGCAGCTCGCGCGGTCTTCGCTCTTCGCGGCGCAGTTCCGGGAGAACGCGGCGCGCGCGCTGCTCCTCCCGCGACGCCGCCCGGGTGCGCGGACGCCCCTCTGGACCCAGCGCCTGCGCGCCCAGAACCTGCTGGCGGTCGCTCAGGCCTTTCCTTCGTTCCCGATCATGCTCGAGACCTATCGCGCATGCCTGCAGGACGTGTTCGACCTGCCCGGACTCCGCGAGATCCTCCAGGGCCTGCGCTCACGAACGATCCGGGTCGACGACGTCGAGACACGCACCGCGTCGCCCTTCGCGCGTTCCCTCGTCTTCGCCTACACCGCGACCTACCTCTACCAGGGCGACGTCCCCGTCGCCGAACGGCGCGCGCAGGCGCTCTCGCTCGATCGACACATGCTGCGCGAGCTGCTCGGGGAGGAGGAGCTCCGGGATCTCCTCGACGAAGGGGTGATCGACGCGCTCGTCGCGACGCTGCAGGGGCGGACCGAGGCGATGCAGGCGCGGCATCCCGACGGGGTCGAGGACCTTCTGCGCCGGCTCGGTGATCTCACGTCGGAAGAAGTCGCGGCGCGAAGTGCGGAGCCCGCATCGGCGGCGGCCTGGCTCGAGGAGCTCGCGGCGGGGCGGCGGGCGGTCGCCATGACCATCGGCGACGAGACGCGGTGGATCGCCGCCGAAGACGCGGCGCTCTACCGCGATGCGCTCGGCTCCGTGCCGCCTCCGGGTCTGCCGGCGGCCTTCCTCGAACCGGTCGAGCATCCCTTCGAACAGCTGGTCCTGCGTTGGGCGCGCCACCACGGCCCCTTCGTGACCGCGACCCTCGCCGAGCGCTACGCCCTCCTTCCCACCCAGCTCGAGCCCGTCCTGGCCGGGCTCGAGAAGGACGGGCGGCTGCTGTCCGGCGAGTTCCATCCGCGCGGACTGCAGCGGGAGTGGTGTGATCCCGAGGTCCTGCGGCGGCTGCGTCGCCATACCCTCGCCAAGCTGCGCGACGAAGTGACGCCGGTCGAGGGGCCGGCGCTCGGTCGCTTCCTCGTCGAATGGCACGGACTCGACCGGCCGCGTCGCGGCGAGTCCCGACTCGACGAAGTGCTCGATCAGCTGGAAGGCCTCCCCGTCTCCTTCGCGGAGCTCGAGGGGGCGATCCTCCCGGCACGCGTCGCCAACTACGACCCGCGCATGCTCGACGAGCTCGGCGCCCTCGGCCAGTGGGTCTGGGTCGGTCGTGGTTCGCTCGGCGATCGCGACGGCCGGGTCGCGTTCTATCGGCGCGAGCGCGTCGGCCTCCTCTTCTCGGAACCCGAGCTGCCGGACGAGGCGAGCGAGCTCCACCATCGATTGCTCGAGCTGCTCGGGGAACGCGGGGCGACCTTCTTCACCGAGCTCTTCCAGGCGAGCGGCGAGCGCGAGCAGAAGCCGCTCTTCGACACGCTCTGGGACCTCGTCTGGTGGGGGCACGTCACCAACGACACCTTCGCGCCCCTGCGCGCGCTCGGCCGCAAGAGCGCGCCGCGTCGCCGCCCGGGTCGCCGCGCTCCGCCGTCGGCTTCGGCCGGACGCTGGAGCCGCGTCTCGACGCTGATCGCGAAGGAGCTGGACGACACCACGCGCGCCCACGCCCGCGCGAGCGCGCTCCTCGACCGGTACGGCGTGCTGAGCCGCGATGCGCTCGCGATCGAGGACCTGCCGCAGGGCTGGAGCGGTCTCTACCCCGTCCTGAAGGCGATGGAGGAGTCGGGCCGAATCCGGCGCGGCCACTTCGTCGACGGATTCTCGGGCGCGCAGTTCGCCTACGTCGCCTGCGTCGATCGACTCAGGGCCGTCCGGGAAGAGACTCAGGACCGTCATGCCATCACGCTCGCGGCGACCGATCCAGCGAACCCCTACGGTGCGCTGCTTCCGTGGCCCGAGCCGACCAGCGACGCGGCGCGGCCGCGACGGGCGGCGGGCGCGCGCGTCGTCCTCGTGGACGGCGAGCCGGTGCTGTACACGGATCGGAACGCGCGCCGCGTCTGGACCTTTCCGACCGCCGAGCCCGCTCGTCGCGCCGACGGCCTCACCCGCGCGGCGCGGGCGCTTGGCCGCGGCGGGCGATCGTTTCCCCGCGGCGGGCTCCGGATCGAGCAGATCGACGGCGAGTCCGCCCACGAAGCCGAGGGCGCGACGGCCTTCGTCCAGGCGGGCTATCGACGGAGCTACAAGGGCCTCGAGCTCGAGCGGGCCTTCGAGGGGCCGGGCGACGCAAGGGGCGAAGACGAGTGA